One Jannaschia sp. GRR-S6-38 genomic window carries:
- a CDS encoding lytic transglycosylase domain-containing protein: protein MNTILSGAALAALLLTCVPVPGLAADFTFKRVRPPAADAVKRINIQIEPRAPRPAAPRPTLPDLPQIAAPGTAPAEPLARQPQQAWFWSAVSPAIARQAGRFRKAAQVAARPPAGSGIAPPPLAHLQAIAKRHGPDILRHSVGTRVSPALILALISVESSGRTDAVSHAGASGLMQLIPETAARFGVRDTRNPSDNIRGGVAYLDWLMREFGDDPVLALAGYNAGEGAVRRHSGVPPYAETRAYVPKVMAAWNVARLICTTPPVMPGDGCVFDASLMGG, encoded by the coding sequence ATGAACACGATCCTCTCCGGCGCCGCGCTTGCGGCCCTTTTGCTGACCTGTGTGCCCGTCCCGGGCCTGGCCGCGGATTTCACCTTCAAGCGTGTCCGCCCGCCGGCGGCGGATGCCGTGAAGCGCATCAACATCCAGATCGAGCCGCGCGCCCCGCGCCCGGCCGCGCCCCGGCCGACCCTGCCGGATCTGCCGCAGATCGCCGCGCCGGGCACCGCTCCGGCCGAGCCCCTGGCGCGCCAGCCGCAGCAGGCGTGGTTCTGGTCCGCCGTCTCGCCCGCCATCGCCCGCCAGGCCGGCCGCTTCCGCAAGGCCGCGCAGGTCGCGGCCCGCCCGCCCGCCGGCAGCGGCATCGCCCCGCCGCCGCTGGCGCATCTGCAGGCCATCGCCAAGCGGCACGGCCCCGACATCCTGCGCCATTCGGTCGGCACCCGCGTCTCGCCCGCGCTGATCCTCGCCCTCATCTCGGTCGAATCGTCGGGCCGGACCGACGCCGTCAGCCATGCCGGGGCCAGCGGGCTGATGCAGCTCATCCCCGAGACGGCGGCCCGCTTCGGCGTGCGCGACACGCGCAACCCCTCCGACAACATCCGCGGCGGGGTCGCCTATCTCGACTGGCTGATGCGGGAATTTGGGGACGACCCGGTCCTTGCGCTCGCGGGCTACAACGCGGGCGAGGGCGCCGTGCGCCGCCATTCCGGCGTGCCGCCCTATGCCGAGACGCGGGCCTATGTCCCCAAGGTCATGGCCGCGTGGAACGTGGCCCGGCTGATCTGCACCACCCCGCCCGTGATGCCGGGCGACGGCTGCGTCTTCGATGCGTCGCTGATGGGCGGCTGA
- a CDS encoding Flp family type IVb pilin, whose translation MLNAINTFKNDESGAVTVDWVVLTAALVGLGLAVMGVVSKGVQDLSGDIEGQLKTDMIGAGFGAAGTGLDLSK comes from the coding sequence ATGCTGAACGCGATCAACACCTTCAAGAACGACGAATCCGGCGCCGTCACCGTCGACTGGGTTGTTCTGACCGCCGCCCTCGTGGGCCTGGGCCTCGCCGTCATGGGCGTCGTCTCGAAGGGCGTGCAGGACCTGTCGGGCGACATCGAAGGCCAGCTGAAGACCGACATGATTGGCGCGGGCTTCGGCGCCGCCGGCACCGGTCTCGACCTGTCGAAGTAA
- a CDS encoding Flp family type IVb pilin, whose translation MLNAINTFKNDESGAVTVDWVVLTAALVGLGLAVMGVVSKGVQDLSGDIEGQLKTDMIGAGFGAAGTGLDLSK comes from the coding sequence ATGCTGAACGCGATCAACACCTTCAAGAACGACGAATCCGGCGCCGTCACCGTCGACTGGGTTGTCCTGACCGCCGCCCTCGTGGGCCTGGGCCTCGCCGTCATGGGCGTCGTCTCGAAGGGCGTGCAGGACCTGTCGGGCGACATCGAAGGCCAGCTGAAGACCGACATGATCGGCGCGGGCTTCGGCGCCGCCGGCACCGGCCTCGACCTGTCGAAGTAA
- the cpaB gene encoding Flp pilus assembly protein CpaB, translated as MRLIFGLVLLAGLGLAGFAIHTAQERFSQYKNALASTQQQIITTTDVFVVRRQLRYGDPLRQNDVRPVAWPADAVPLGAFTKLEDIFPEGEDAIRTVLRVMERDEPLLAVKVTRPGEEAGVAASLTAGMRAFTLQTDVNSGVSGFLRPGDRVDVYWTGSGAQGGVTRLIHANLPLIAIDQITDEERNAPTIARNITVEASPDVVAKLAQAQATGRLSLALVGVSDESESASVEATLDQILGPQETAQRQDVCTVRTRKGSEVVLIPVPCPEEG; from the coding sequence ATGCGCCTGATCTTCGGACTCGTCCTGCTCGCCGGGCTCGGCCTCGCCGGCTTCGCCATCCACACCGCGCAGGAGCGCTTCTCGCAATACAAGAATGCGCTGGCCTCGACCCAGCAGCAGATCATCACGACGACGGATGTCTTCGTCGTGCGCCGCCAGCTGCGCTACGGCGATCCGCTGCGCCAGAACGACGTGCGCCCGGTCGCCTGGCCCGCCGATGCGGTGCCTTTGGGCGCCTTCACCAAGCTCGAGGACATCTTCCCCGAGGGCGAGGATGCCATCCGCACCGTGCTGCGGGTGATGGAACGCGACGAGCCGCTCCTGGCCGTCAAGGTCACCCGCCCGGGCGAAGAGGCCGGCGTCGCCGCCAGCCTGACCGCCGGCATGCGCGCCTTCACCCTGCAGACCGACGTCAACAGCGGCGTGTCCGGCTTCCTGCGCCCCGGCGACCGCGTCGATGTCTACTGGACCGGCTCGGGCGCGCAGGGCGGTGTCACCCGCCTCATCCACGCCAACCTGCCGCTGATCGCGATCGACCAGATCACCGACGAAGAGCGCAACGCGCCCACCATCGCGCGCAACATCACCGTCGAGGCCAGCCCCGACGTGGTGGCCAAGCTGGCGCAGGCGCAGGCCACCGGCCGGCTGTCGCTGGCGTTGGTCGGGGTGAGCGACGAATCCGAGAGCGCTTCGGTCGAAGCGACCCTGGACCAGATCCTCGGGCCGCAGGAAACCGCGCAGCGCCAGGATGTCTGCACCGTGCGGACACGCAAGGGCTCGGAAGTCGTGCTGATCCCGGTGCCCTGCCCCGAGGAAGGCTGA
- a CDS encoding type II and III secretion system protein family protein: MKIRTILRASMLALMLSGTSIAGAHAQTLRLAEGQTQGALRVPLNRALVLESELPFAELSVANPLIADIATLSERTVYVLGKAPGRTTLTLLGPDGRLITNVEVQVIPDIAEFKERLRELLPGEQIEVRTANDGIVLSGTVSSSQKLDQALEVAQRYAPDAVLNLMSVGGVQQVQLKVRFAEMSRSVTKELGSNLSLNASSGDEIFTGSTSTGLASSTGTATFSFGGGSYGVTLALQALESKGLVRTLAEPNLTALSGQAARFLAGGEYPIPVQGAEGQVSVEYRPFGVELQFTPTVVDQDIINLVLDASVSAIDTTIGATIGDTAVDGFTQRQTSTTIEMRDGQSIAIAGILQDEFRDGTSSVPWLGDVPILGALFRSADYRRSQTELVIIITANLVTPVSGEALALPTDRIRPPTENELFLFGRISGGAQNATRRSTRGGEAAAQDFSGNYGYVME; encoded by the coding sequence ATGAAGATCCGTACGATCCTGCGGGCATCCATGCTCGCGCTGATGCTTTCGGGCACATCCATCGCAGGCGCACATGCGCAGACGCTCAGGCTGGCCGAGGGCCAGACCCAGGGCGCGCTGCGGGTTCCGCTGAACCGCGCGCTGGTGCTCGAATCCGAGCTCCCCTTCGCCGAGTTGTCCGTCGCGAACCCGCTGATCGCGGATATCGCCACCCTGTCGGAGCGCACCGTCTACGTGCTGGGCAAGGCGCCCGGCCGCACGACGCTGACCCTTCTGGGCCCTGACGGCCGGCTGATCACCAATGTCGAGGTGCAGGTCATCCCCGACATCGCCGAGTTCAAGGAGCGCCTGCGGGAGCTCTTGCCCGGCGAGCAGATCGAGGTGCGCACCGCCAATGACGGGATCGTCCTGTCGGGCACGGTGTCGTCCTCGCAAAAGCTCGACCAGGCGCTGGAAGTGGCCCAGCGCTACGCCCCTGACGCCGTGCTGAACCTGATGTCGGTCGGCGGCGTGCAGCAGGTCCAGCTCAAGGTGCGCTTCGCGGAGATGTCGCGTTCGGTCACCAAGGAGCTGGGCTCCAACCTCTCGCTCAACGCATCGAGCGGGGACGAAATCTTCACGGGCAGCACCTCCACGGGGCTCGCGTCCTCGACCGGGACGGCGACCTTCAGCTTCGGCGGCGGAAGCTACGGCGTGACGTTGGCGCTGCAAGCCCTTGAAAGCAAAGGCCTCGTCCGCACGCTGGCCGAGCCGAACCTGACCGCCCTTTCGGGCCAGGCGGCGCGCTTCCTCGCCGGCGGCGAATACCCGATCCCGGTGCAGGGCGCGGAAGGCCAGGTTTCGGTCGAGTACCGCCCCTTCGGCGTCGAGCTGCAGTTCACGCCCACGGTCGTGGACCAGGACATCATCAACCTCGTGCTGGACGCCTCCGTCTCGGCGATCGACACGACGATTGGCGCGACGATCGGCGACACGGCTGTCGACGGCTTCACGCAGCGCCAGACATCGACCACGATCGAGATGCGCGACGGCCAGTCCATCGCCATCGCGGGGATCCTGCAGGACGAGTTCCGCGACGGGACCTCCTCGGTGCCCTGGCTGGGCGACGTGCCGATCCTCGGCGCGCTGTTCCGGTCGGCCGACTATCGGCGCTCGCAGACCGAGCTCGTGATCATCATCACGGCGAACCTCGTCACGCCGGTCTCCGGCGAGGCGCTGGCCCTGCCGACTGACCGGATCCGCCCGCCCACCGAGAACGAGCTGTTCCTCTTCGGCCGGATTTCGGGCGGGGCGCAGAACGCCACGCGGCGCTCGACCCGCGGTGGCGAGGCAGCGGCGCAGGACTTTTCCGGGAACTACGGCTACGTGATGGAATAA
- a CDS encoding OmpA family protein, producing the protein MKTLPLSRRSFLAGLGLTGLAGCDFLAVTAGSEVDEGAFGNPTMQNMLVMNGSVPAASRIGANFADSVPTTINFAFNSAQLSPTARAVLDQQADFILQFPEVRFSVYGHTDLVGSRAYNERLGRRRAQAAVNYLAAKGVSLSRLEALVSFGEERPLVPTETREPANRRTVTEVAGFVSGHPLVLDGKYAQIVYRRYVAGAGASAEG; encoded by the coding sequence ATGAAAACGCTACCTCTTTCCCGCCGCTCCTTCCTTGCCGGCCTGGGTCTCACCGGGCTCGCGGGCTGCGATTTCCTCGCCGTCACCGCGGGCAGCGAGGTCGACGAGGGCGCCTTCGGCAACCCGACGATGCAGAACATGCTGGTGATGAACGGCTCGGTCCCCGCGGCCAGCCGGATCGGCGCCAACTTCGCGGACTCGGTGCCGACGACGATCAATTTCGCCTTCAACTCGGCGCAGCTCAGCCCGACCGCCCGGGCGGTCCTCGACCAGCAGGCCGATTTCATCCTGCAGTTCCCCGAGGTCCGCTTCTCGGTCTACGGCCATACCGACCTGGTGGGCTCGCGCGCCTATAATGAGCGGCTGGGCCGCCGGCGCGCGCAGGCCGCGGTCAACTACCTGGCCGCGAAGGGCGTCTCGCTCAGCCGGCTGGAGGCGCTGGTCTCCTTCGGCGAGGAGCGCCCCCTCGTCCCCACCGAAACGCGCGAGCCGGCCAACCGCCGCACGGTGACCGAGGTCGCGGGCTTCGTGTCGGGCCACCCGCTGGTGCTCGACGGCAAATACGCCCAGATCGTGTATCGCCGCTATGTCGCGGGCGCCGGGGCCTCCGCCGAAGGCTGA
- a CDS encoding AAA family ATPase, whose product MSSNLAILPEPEPLRAVTVSRDVQEFDLLIEDMEAELGEAWGDLTFAEAGAFLAQDEAKKLEFIVLALDQQDEAALPRAHELVGQAKAAGLKVILVAEGLGPMALHELLRAGADDFAPYPLPQDALSEAVSRIRIPGQPDSEGIMRRAGADIVDAAAVGDDAETPNLPAMPMRSGGSGQEGAVFALQSASGGDGATTLAVNLAWEFANLNAADPLKVCVIDLGLQFGSVATYLDLPRKPMIYEVLSDIASMDEQAFRQALSVYKDKLAVFTAPSDVLPYDLVGPEEVTALLKFARECFDIVIVDMPGSVTGWTDTVISTAELFFVVCQMEVRSAQNALRFQRLLQAEGVPTERVSYLLNRAPGKMDLGGRSRIEKMAESLGVKFHHVLPDGGKQVTEVNDQAAPLRDLAPRNALTKEIRAVATELNDARQRIAAGEDVGAGAKGKKRSFLGLSFG is encoded by the coding sequence ATGTCGAGCAACCTGGCCATCCTTCCCGAGCCCGAACCGCTTCGCGCGGTGACCGTGTCCCGCGATGTGCAGGAATTCGACCTTCTCATCGAGGACATGGAGGCCGAGCTGGGCGAGGCCTGGGGCGACCTGACCTTCGCCGAGGCCGGGGCCTTCCTAGCGCAGGACGAGGCCAAGAAACTGGAATTCATCGTCCTGGCCCTGGACCAGCAGGACGAGGCGGCGCTGCCGCGGGCCCATGAGCTTGTGGGCCAGGCCAAGGCCGCCGGGCTGAAGGTCATCCTGGTCGCCGAGGGGCTTGGGCCCATGGCGCTGCACGAATTGCTGCGCGCCGGCGCCGACGATTTCGCCCCATACCCGCTCCCGCAGGACGCGCTCTCCGAAGCGGTCAGCCGCATCCGCATTCCCGGCCAGCCCGACAGCGAGGGCATCATGCGCCGCGCGGGCGCCGATATCGTCGACGCCGCTGCGGTGGGTGACGATGCCGAGACGCCGAACCTGCCCGCCATGCCCATGCGCAGCGGCGGCAGCGGCCAGGAAGGCGCGGTCTTCGCGCTGCAATCCGCCTCGGGCGGGGACGGCGCCACGACGCTGGCCGTCAACCTGGCCTGGGAATTCGCCAACCTGAACGCGGCCGACCCGCTGAAGGTCTGCGTCATCGACCTGGGGCTGCAATTCGGCTCGGTCGCGACCTATCTCGACCTGCCGCGCAAGCCGATGATCTACGAGGTGCTCTCGGATATCGCGAGCATGGACGAGCAGGCCTTCCGCCAGGCGCTGAGCGTCTACAAGGACAAGCTCGCCGTCTTCACCGCCCCCTCGGACGTTCTGCCCTACGACCTCGTCGGGCCCGAAGAGGTGACGGCGCTGCTGAAATTTGCGCGCGAATGCTTCGACATCGTCATCGTCGATATGCCCGGCTCCGTGACCGGCTGGACGGATACCGTGATCTCGACGGCGGAGCTGTTCTTCGTCGTCTGCCAGATGGAGGTCCGCTCCGCCCAGAATGCGCTGCGTTTCCAGCGTCTTCTGCAGGCCGAGGGCGTGCCGACCGAGCGGGTGAGCTATCTGCTCAACCGCGCGCCGGGGAAGATGGATCTGGGCGGACGCTCGCGGATCGAGAAGATGGCCGAGAGCCTGGGCGTCAAGTTCCATCACGTGCTGCCCGATGGCGGCAAGCAGGTGACCGAGGTGAACGATCAGGCCGCGCCGCTGCGCGACCTGGCGCCGCGCAACGCATTGACCAAGGAAATCCGCGCCGTCGCGACCGAGCTCAACGATGCCCGCCAGCGGATCGCCGCGGGCGAGGATGTGGGCGCGGGCGCGAAGGGCAAGAAGAGGTCCTTCCTCGGACTGTCCTTCGGATGA
- a CDS encoding CpaF family protein, producing MFSRYKKPQIESAKPIGAPGAPDEKAAPDAPALGASEVAPAPKPASVPKAKAPAAPVPEDKDLKRRVRLEELKTEMHHRLLDNLNLSALDKADLSALRAEIVSITTEELADMGVVLGRDDRDILNTELFDEVTGLGPLEPLLRDPDVNDILVNGPHNIYVERAGKLSKSPIRFKDEKHLLRIIDKIVSAVGRRVDESNPYVDARLKDGSRFNAMVPPVAVDGSLVSIRKFKKEKLGVDDLVKFGAFTEEMAMYLQAACACRLNVIVSGGTGSGKTTTLNALSSFIGHAERVLTIEDTAELQLQQDHVGRMESRPPNVEGKGAVTQRDCLRNALRMRPDRIIVGETRGEEVIDMLQAMNTGHDGSMTTIHANNARDAISRLENMIAMAGIEMPLKAVRAQIASAVNLIVQASRLQDGSRRMVSITEVTGMEGEVITLQEIFRYERLGLEPDGTIIGRFTATGIRSHYADRFKAWGYDLPASIYEPAGGR from the coding sequence ATGTTCTCACGCTACAAAAAACCGCAGATCGAAAGCGCCAAGCCGATCGGGGCGCCCGGCGCGCCCGACGAAAAGGCCGCGCCCGATGCGCCCGCCCTCGGGGCGTCCGAAGTCGCGCCGGCGCCGAAGCCCGCATCCGTTCCGAAGGCGAAGGCCCCCGCCGCGCCGGTGCCCGAGGACAAGGACCTGAAGCGCCGCGTCCGGCTGGAGGAGCTGAAGACCGAGATGCATCACAGGTTGCTCGACAACCTGAACCTCTCGGCGCTGGACAAGGCCGACCTGTCGGCGCTGCGCGCCGAGATCGTCTCGATCACGACCGAGGAACTGGCCGACATGGGCGTCGTGCTGGGCCGCGACGACCGCGACATCCTCAACACCGAGCTTTTCGACGAGGTCACGGGCCTGGGCCCGCTCGAGCCGCTGCTGCGCGATCCGGACGTCAACGACATCCTCGTGAACGGTCCGCACAACATTTATGTCGAGCGCGCGGGCAAGCTGTCCAAGTCGCCGATCCGCTTCAAGGACGAGAAGCACCTGCTGCGGATCATCGACAAGATCGTCTCCGCCGTGGGCCGCCGCGTCGACGAGTCCAACCCTTATGTCGACGCCCGCCTCAAGGACGGCTCGCGCTTCAACGCGATGGTCCCGCCGGTCGCGGTGGACGGCTCGCTGGTCTCGATCCGTAAGTTCAAGAAGGAAAAGCTGGGCGTCGACGACCTCGTCAAGTTCGGCGCCTTCACCGAAGAAATGGCGATGTACCTGCAGGCGGCCTGCGCCTGCCGGCTCAACGTCATCGTCTCGGGCGGAACGGGTTCGGGCAAGACGACCACGCTCAATGCCCTGAGCTCCTTCATCGGCCATGCCGAGCGCGTGCTGACGATCGAGGACACGGCGGAACTGCAGCTTCAGCAGGACCATGTGGGCCGGATGGAAAGCCGCCCGCCCAACGTCGAGGGCAAGGGCGCGGTGACGCAGCGCGACTGTCTGCGCAACGCGCTGCGGATGCGTCCCGACCGTATCATCGTGGGTGAGACCCGCGGCGAGGAGGTCATCGACATGCTGCAGGCCATGAACACGGGCCATGACGGCTCGATGACGACGATCCACGCCAACAACGCCCGCGACGCGATTTCGCGCCTCGAGAACATGATCGCCATGGCCGGCATCGAGATGCCGCTCAAGGCCGTGCGCGCCCAGATCGCCAGCGCCGTGAACCTGATCGTGCAGGCCTCGCGCCTGCAGGACGGCTCGCGCCGGATGGTCTCGATCACCGAGGTCACGGGCATGGAGGGCGAGGTCATCACCCTGCAGGAGATCTTCCGCTACGAGCGCCTGGGGCTGGAGCCGGACGGCACCATCATCGGCCGCTTCACGGCCACCGGCATCCGCAGCCATTACGCCGACCGCTTCAAGGCCTGGGGCTACGACCTGCCCGCCTCGATCTATGAACCCGCAGGGGGGCGCTGA
- a CDS encoding type II secretion system F family protein, translating into MQLSIEPLIYIAIFGSMLLVIGGIYLLVFGESIKLNNRVNRRLALMEKGATRDEVMAQLRKEMSQHDSAKQIPLYSLIAEKAQKANLAFTPGMLIGVMVLLVFMSFAMMTLFTSAALPIRGLLSIVFGVGAVYVWVNGKAKKRLALMEEQLPDAVELIVRSLRVGHPLNSAIGIVAKEIADPLGSEMGFIADEAAYGRDIPEALRALAERVELQDLRFLAVAVAIQQKSGGNLAEILEGLAKVVRARFKLFRKVKAITAEARWSGVFLSAFPILALVGINVGKPDYYEGVKDTPYFIPAAAVVCVFLLVNIVFMRMMVNIKV; encoded by the coding sequence ATGCAACTTTCCATCGAGCCGCTGATCTACATCGCGATCTTCGGATCCATGCTGCTGGTCATCGGCGGCATCTACCTTCTGGTCTTCGGCGAGAGCATCAAGCTCAACAACCGGGTCAACCGCCGCCTCGCCCTGATGGAGAAGGGCGCCACACGCGACGAGGTGATGGCCCAACTCCGCAAGGAGATGAGCCAGCACGACAGCGCCAAGCAGATCCCGCTCTACTCGCTGATCGCCGAGAAGGCGCAGAAGGCGAACCTGGCCTTCACGCCGGGAATGCTGATCGGGGTCATGGTGCTGCTGGTCTTCATGTCGTTTGCGATGATGACCCTCTTCACCTCCGCCGCGCTGCCGATCCGGGGGCTCCTGTCGATCGTGTTCGGCGTGGGCGCCGTCTATGTCTGGGTCAACGGCAAGGCGAAGAAGCGCCTCGCCCTGATGGAGGAGCAGCTGCCCGACGCGGTCGAGCTGATCGTGCGCTCGCTGCGCGTCGGCCACCCGCTGAACTCGGCCATCGGCATCGTCGCCAAGGAGATCGCGGACCCGCTGGGCTCCGAGATGGGCTTCATCGCCGACGAGGCCGCCTATGGCCGCGACATCCCCGAGGCGCTGCGCGCGCTGGCCGAACGCGTCGAGCTGCAGGATCTGCGCTTTCTCGCCGTTGCGGTGGCCATCCAGCAGAAATCGGGCGGCAACCTGGCCGAGATCCTCGAGGGCCTCGCCAAGGTGGTCCGTGCCCGCTTCAAGCTGTTCCGCAAGGTGAAGGCGATCACCGCCGAGGCCCGCTGGTCCGGCGTCTTCCTGTCGGCCTTCCCGATCCTCGCGCTTGTGGGGATCAACGTGGGCAAGCCCGACTACTACGAGGGCGTCAAGGACACCCCCTATTTCATCCCGGCCGCCGCGGTGGTCTGCGTCTTCCTCCTCGTGAACATCGTGTTCATGCGGATGATGGTCAACATCAAGGTCTGA
- a CDS encoding type II secretion system F family protein, translating into MDIMEILRSVTEGVLGPDGMIYIAGGAGLLLVLLTLPMLLTRKTDPLDRLRAERAAAAIEASEAKLSRHGNRNETLAKYAQLLDPQDEEEMSKARKMLIQAGYTHKDAVRTLTAAQLLLGLGLLVLGLLYSFLLAGDMSTVQQVSYTLVPGAVGYYAPKYWVQKRIAKRQEEIQQGFPDALDLLLVCVEAGQSLDQSIIRMATEIEPSYPALAGEFLMVAQEMKAGKDKPDVLRAMAERCDINDITSFVTVLIQSQTFGTSIADALRVYASEMRDKRVMRAEEKANVLPTKLTVGTMMFCVPPLLIILIGPSIHGIAETLGGGAGGF; encoded by the coding sequence ATGGACATCATGGAGATACTGCGATCCGTGACCGAGGGCGTGCTTGGGCCCGACGGCATGATCTACATCGCCGGCGGCGCGGGGCTTCTCCTGGTGCTCCTGACCCTGCCGATGCTGCTGACGCGCAAGACCGATCCGCTGGACCGGCTGCGCGCCGAGCGCGCGGCGGCCGCGATCGAGGCCTCCGAGGCCAAGCTCTCGCGCCACGGCAACCGCAACGAGACGCTCGCGAAATACGCCCAGCTCCTCGATCCGCAGGACGAGGAGGAGATGTCGAAGGCCCGCAAGATGCTGATCCAGGCGGGCTATACCCACAAGGACGCGGTGCGCACCCTGACCGCGGCGCAGCTTCTGCTGGGCCTGGGTCTTCTGGTGCTGGGCCTGCTCTACAGCTTCCTTCTGGCGGGCGACATGTCGACCGTGCAGCAGGTCAGCTACACGCTGGTGCCCGGCGCGGTCGGCTATTACGCGCCGAAATACTGGGTCCAGAAGCGCATCGCCAAGCGCCAGGAGGAGATCCAGCAGGGCTTCCCCGACGCGCTCGACCTGCTTCTGGTCTGCGTCGAGGCGGGCCAGTCGCTGGACCAGTCCATCATCCGAATGGCCACCGAGATCGAGCCGTCCTATCCCGCGCTGGCCGGCGAATTCCTGATGGTCGCGCAGGAGATGAAGGCCGGCAAGGACAAGCCCGACGTGCTGCGCGCCATGGCCGAGCGCTGCGACATCAACGACATCACCAGCTTCGTCACCGTGCTGATCCAGTCGCAGACCTTCGGCACCTCGATCGCCGACGCGCTGCGGGTCTACGCCTCGGAGATGCGCGACAAGCGCGTGATGCGCGCCGAGGAAAAGGCCAACGTGCTGCCGACCAAGCTGACCGTCGGCACGATGATGTTCTGCGTGCCGCCGCTTCTAATCATCCTGATCGGCCCCTCGATCCACGGCATCGCCGAGACGCTGGGCGGCGGGGCGGGCGGCTTCTGA
- a CDS encoding tetratricopeptide repeat protein, producing MRAALPLLAALALAACAPDISGRGALPDDPLLPPGAAEGAAIVDPMIVGDRLLAAGEPELALDTYIRAGIDGTAPESEVALAMAVANIRLGRLNQAEDQLRKLTAAEPRNARALNNLGVVLLETGRHGEAFGVLKTAFALQPSPEIRGNLRVAASKMQTVRYDDGNNDAFTLTRRDDGVYALNSPDG from the coding sequence ATGCGCGCCGCGCTCCCCCTCCTCGCCGCGCTCGCCTTGGCCGCCTGCGCCCCCGACATCTCGGGTCGCGGCGCCCTGCCCGACGATCCGCTGCTGCCGCCCGGCGCGGCCGAGGGCGCGGCGATCGTGGACCCGATGATCGTCGGCGACCGGCTGCTGGCCGCGGGCGAGCCCGAGCTGGCGCTCGACACCTATATCCGCGCGGGCATCGACGGCACCGCGCCCGAAAGCGAGGTCGCCCTCGCCATGGCGGTCGCCAATATCCGGCTGGGGCGCCTGAACCAGGCCGAGGACCAGCTCCGCAAGCTGACCGCCGCCGAGCCGCGCAACGCCCGCGCGCTCAACAATCTCGGCGTCGTCCTGCTCGAGACCGGACGGCATGGCGAGGCGTTCGGCGTTCTCAAGACTGCGTTCGCCTTGCAACCCTCGCCGGAAATCCGCGGCAACCTGCGCGTCGCCGCTTCCAAGATGCAGACCGTTCGCTACGATGACGGCAATAATGACGCCTTCACGCTGACGCGGCGCGACGACGGGGTCTATGCCCTGAATTCGCCCGATGGTTGA